A single Vampirovibrionales bacterium DNA region contains:
- a CDS encoding YqaJ viral recombinase family protein, with protein MIVHKCEQGSEEWQQLRCGVVTMSHAKELLTGGKGKTRQSYILDVVSERLSGKPIESYSSIDMQRGQFLEPYALKLLEEVNGAPIDRVGFITTDDGRIGCSPDGLFGEMAGIEIKCPNPRQHIRNIKSNGFDDYIAQVQGNMWITGRQWWCLVSFCPWVTQIPFYYKIIDIDDAIIRKIEESAISAADEIDALVAEFSGMLIDGRIISMASAARAAWESTFAINDEVEL; from the coding sequence ATGATCGTTCATAAGTGCGAACAGGGCAGTGAGGAATGGCAACAACTCCGCTGCGGCGTGGTCACGATGAGCCATGCAAAAGAGCTTCTAACCGGGGGGAAAGGCAAGACGCGCCAATCCTATATTCTTGACGTGGTTTCCGAACGCCTATCGGGAAAGCCTATCGAGAGTTATTCGAGTATCGACATGCAGCGTGGTCAATTTTTGGAGCCGTATGCGCTGAAATTGCTTGAGGAAGTGAACGGCGCACCCATTGACCGGGTTGGATTTATCACGACCGACGACGGCCGGATCGGATGCAGTCCTGATGGGCTATTTGGCGAAATGGCAGGAATTGAAATTAAATGCCCTAATCCACGCCAGCATATCAGGAACATCAAGTCGAATGGCTTTGATGATTATATAGCCCAGGTCCAAGGCAATATGTGGATTACCGGTCGGCAGTGGTGGTGTCTGGTATCATTTTGCCCATGGGTAACACAGATTCCGTTTTATTATAAAATAATTGACATTGACGATGCCATTATTCGCAAGATCGAGGAATCCGCAATCAGCGCGGCTGATGAAATTGATGCTCTTGTTGCTGAGTTCTCCGGCATGTTGATCGATGGGCGAATCATTAGCATGGCCAGCGCAGCGCGCGCTGCATGGGAAAGCACGTTTGCTATCAATGATGAGGTGGAACTATGA
- the dnaB gene encoding replicative DNA helicase, whose product MENQLLASIESEISVIGGILVSPIAFSEVSAIVSAGDFSKELHRRIFSAMTAMDSAGQPIDLLTIAEWMESKGTLQDGDWAYIGTAARDTPSAANVMAYARIVRDRARRRELIQLGTDLQSWAMRDDAEKAIAQLKSAIDAVADAAGLESGLVPIKTLLPAVVNDIDQRFEGIAPKGSQTGLTDLDAKTGGLKPGKLYLVAGRPAMGKSVIGLQVAARIVADSGKAAYFTAEMPNAEQVERLVANIGNIELSHLQTGKLDDEHWSRLTSAVTQLSDAKLWFDETGSPLLSDILSKARRLKRREGKIDLVVVDHAGLVEAGGENRQNAQSAVARALKGLAKELSCPVIALVQLSRKLEERVDKRPMLSDLRDSGEWEQSADVVAMLYRDEVYNPDSPDKGCAELLIRKHRGGVLGIIPLRFFGQYARFESMAGGLPSWDLPAPTKRNNRGIDL is encoded by the coding sequence ATGGAAAATCAACTTCTGGCCAGCATTGAATCCGAAATCTCGGTTATTGGCGGCATCCTAGTTTCCCCCATCGCGTTCTCCGAAGTTTCGGCAATCGTTTCCGCTGGCGACTTTTCAAAAGAATTGCATCGGCGGATTTTCAGCGCGATGACCGCCATGGACTCGGCGGGCCAGCCGATTGACTTACTCACGATTGCAGAGTGGATGGAATCGAAAGGGACTTTGCAAGACGGCGATTGGGCCTATATCGGAACTGCCGCAAGAGATACGCCCAGCGCCGCGAACGTGATGGCCTATGCGCGAATCGTTCGAGACCGGGCACGGCGTCGGGAATTGATTCAACTCGGAACTGATTTGCAATCGTGGGCGATGCGTGATGACGCGGAAAAAGCGATTGCGCAACTCAAATCCGCGATTGATGCTGTCGCCGATGCGGCTGGATTGGAATCTGGATTAGTTCCGATTAAGACCTTGCTCCCGGCTGTTGTGAATGACATCGATCAGCGATTTGAAGGAATAGCTCCGAAAGGCTCACAAACTGGCCTTACTGATCTCGATGCAAAGACTGGCGGATTAAAGCCTGGGAAGTTGTATCTTGTTGCCGGGAGACCGGCAATGGGGAAAAGCGTCATCGGATTGCAGGTGGCGGCGCGCATTGTTGCCGATAGTGGGAAAGCGGCTTATTTTACCGCCGAAATGCCAAATGCCGAACAAGTTGAACGGCTGGTGGCGAATATCGGGAATATCGAACTTAGCCACTTGCAAACCGGAAAGCTCGATGACGAACATTGGTCGAGACTAACATCAGCCGTCACGCAATTATCCGACGCGAAATTGTGGTTCGACGAAACAGGCTCCCCGCTGCTTTCCGATATTCTCTCGAAAGCACGCCGGCTGAAACGGCGTGAAGGGAAGATTGATCTGGTGGTGGTCGATCATGCTGGGTTGGTTGAAGCCGGAGGCGAGAATCGCCAGAACGCGCAATCGGCGGTGGCAAGAGCGCTGAAGGGATTAGCAAAAGAACTCTCTTGCCCGGTTATCGCTCTTGTGCAACTCTCTCGGAAACTTGAAGAGCGCGTTGATAAGCGCCCGATGCTTTCCGATTTGCGGGACTCTGGAGAGTGGGAACAATCCGCTGATGTTGTCGCCATGCTATACCGGGATGAGGTTTACAATCCAGATAGCCCGGATAAGGGTTGCGCGGAATTGCTGATTAGGAAACATCGCGGCGGAGTTCTTGGGATTATCCCGCTACGTTTTTTTGGCCAGTATGCGCGCTTTGAATCAATGGCCGGCGGTTTGCCGTCATGGGATTTACCGGCACCAACGAAAAGAAACAATCGAGGAATTGATTTATGA
- a CDS encoding transposase — MPYRAYRYRFYPTPDQVVNLNQTFGCVRYIYNRSLRYRQDAWYERQENISYLQNSALLTEWKKEPECLWMNDVSSVPLQQSLRHLQTAYRNFFQGRAKYPNFKKKDGYQSAEYTTSAFKWDGESLKLAKQAEPLNIRWSRRFEGKPTTVTVSRDPSGRYFVSLLIEEAVALLPVVNSTVGIDVGIKDVIVTSEGVASGNPRHTAKYAARLAKYQRRLARKQKGSKNRRKAKLKVARVHAKIADCRRDFTHKLTTTLIRENQTICVENLAVKNMVKNPTLAKSINDANWGELVRQLEYKADWYGRTVVAIDRWYPSSKRCSCCGYTLDQLDLATRQWTCPKCHTTHDRDVNAARNIKAAGLAVLACGETVNPVVAKAAIGSTR, encoded by the coding sequence ATGCCGTACCGTGCCTATCGCTACCGCTTCTACCCTACGCCGGATCAAGTGGTGAACTTGAACCAGACGTTCGGCTGTGTGCGGTATATCTACAATCGTTCCCTGCGCTATCGGCAAGATGCGTGGTATGAGCGGCAAGAGAATATCTCCTATCTACAAAACTCGGCGCTGTTGACCGAGTGGAAGAAAGAACCGGAATGCCTCTGGATGAATGATGTGTCCAGCGTTCCGTTGCAGCAATCGTTACGCCATTTGCAGACCGCGTATCGCAACTTCTTCCAGGGCCGGGCCAAGTATCCCAACTTCAAGAAGAAGGACGGATACCAGTCTGCCGAATACACGACCTCTGCCTTCAAATGGGACGGGGAATCGCTCAAGCTGGCGAAGCAAGCAGAACCACTGAACATTCGCTGGTCACGGCGCTTTGAAGGGAAGCCGACCACGGTGACGGTTTCTCGCGATCCATCAGGGCGATATTTTGTGTCCCTTCTGATTGAAGAAGCAGTGGCGTTGTTGCCGGTTGTGAATTCAACGGTCGGAATTGATGTCGGCATCAAGGATGTGATCGTCACTTCAGAGGGCGTGGCATCAGGCAATCCGCGCCACACGGCGAAGTACGCGGCTCGTTTGGCGAAATACCAACGGCGATTAGCCCGCAAGCAAAAAGGCTCGAAGAACCGGCGCAAGGCGAAACTCAAGGTCGCCCGCGTCCACGCCAAGATTGCCGACTGCCGCAGAGACTTCACCCATAAATTGACCACCACGCTGATTCGTGAAAACCAAACGATTTGCGTGGAGAATCTGGCGGTCAAGAACATGGTTAAGAACCCCACGTTGGCAAAGTCGATTAACGACGCGAATTGGGGTGAACTGGTCCGGCAACTGGAATACAAAGCCGATTGGTACGGAAGAACGGTCGTTGCGATTGACCGCTGGTATCCGTCCAGTAAGCGCTGTTCCTGTTGCGGATACACACTCGACCAATTGGATTTAGCCACGCGACAATGGACCTGTCCGAAGTGCCACACGACGCATGACCGCGATGTGAATGCGGCGCGGAACATTAAAGCCGCCGGGCTGGCGGTGTTAGCCTGTGGAGAGACGGTAAATCCGGTTGTTGCGAAAGCAGCCATCGGTTCGACTCGGTGA
- a CDS encoding site-specific DNA-methyltransferase, whose amino-acid sequence MEIKGISIEKSDYSRDLKSGDGFDLHLGDCVEVTQEMDDESIDYTVFSPPFASLYTYSNSDRDMGNSRNHSEFYAHFEYLIGELFRVTRSGRLLSFHCMNLPATIQNDGFIGIKDFRGELIRLFVDAGWIFHSEVVIWKDPVTAMQRTKAIGLLYKQLKKDSCISRQGIPDYLVTMRKPGDNQSPVTKHPDEFPVWLWQRYASPVWMDINPSNTLQFRSARESDDERHICPLQLEVIERAIDLWTNPGDLVYSPFAGIGSEGYVAIQKGRRFVGAELKRSYWDLACRNLASSKSSQGILLDLSV is encoded by the coding sequence ATGGAAATAAAAGGCATCTCAATTGAGAAAAGCGATTATAGCCGCGATCTTAAATCAGGCGACGGATTCGATCTGCATCTTGGCGATTGCGTTGAAGTCACACAAGAAATGGATGATGAATCAATCGACTATACTGTTTTCTCCCCGCCTTTCGCGTCGCTCTATACGTACTCAAACTCTGATCGTGACATGGGGAATAGCCGCAACCATTCAGAGTTTTACGCGCACTTTGAGTACCTGATTGGCGAACTATTCAGGGTAACAAGGTCAGGGCGATTGCTGTCATTCCATTGCATGAACCTGCCGGCCACGATTCAAAATGATGGGTTTATCGGAATTAAGGATTTTCGCGGAGAGTTGATTCGCCTGTTTGTGGATGCCGGATGGATTTTCCACTCAGAGGTTGTTATTTGGAAAGACCCGGTAACGGCGATGCAGCGTACTAAAGCGATTGGCTTGTTATACAAGCAGCTAAAAAAGGATAGCTGCATTAGCCGGCAAGGCATCCCTGATTATCTGGTGACGATGCGCAAGCCCGGCGATAATCAATCGCCAGTCACTAAACATCCTGATGAATTTCCAGTCTGGTTGTGGCAGCGTTACGCGTCTCCGGTATGGATGGATATTAACCCGTCGAATACCCTGCAATTTCGGTCAGCTCGGGAAAGCGACGATGAGCGGCATATCTGCCCATTGCAGCTTGAAGTGATTGAAAGGGCGATTGATCTTTGGACGAATCCAGGCGATCTTGTCTATTCACCATTTGCTGGAATTGGCAGCGAGGGATATGTGGCTATCCAGAAAGGACGGCGTTTTGTCGGCGCTGAGCTGAAGCGGTCTTATTGGGATTTGGCTTGCAGGAATTTGGCCAGCTCCAAATCATCGCAGGGGATCTTGCTTGATCTCTCTGTATAA
- a CDS encoding pentapeptide repeat-containing protein, translated as MPNTKTLSEALGNHKKWLLNAGDGERFKELANLRGENLRGANLREANLRGADLREANLRGADLSWANLSEANLRGADLSEANLRGANLRGADLSGANLREADLSWANLRGANLREANLRGADLREANLREANLRGADLSWANLSWANLSEANLRGANLSWADLSWANLRGADLSWANLRWANLREADLSEANLRGADLSWANLRGANLRGANLIIYISGEWVAFIDTDYIRIGCKFHRADDWMAFSDDTISRMAIGALNYWNANKSIIKMIHERLVDEHKRITHERNF; from the coding sequence ATGCCAAATACAAAAACTTTGAGTGAAGCATTGGGCAACCATAAAAAATGGCTGCTAAATGCTGGGGACGGAGAAAGATTCAAGGAACTGGCAAACCTGCGCGGGGAAAACCTGCGCGGGGCAAACCTGCGCGAGGCAAACCTGCGCGGGGCAGACCTGCGCGAGGCAAACCTGCGCGGGGCAGACCTGAGCTGGGCAAACCTGAGCGAGGCAAACCTGCGCGGGGCAGACCTGAGCGAGGCAAACCTGCGCGGGGCAAACCTGCGCGGGGCAGACCTGAGCGGGGCAAACCTGCGCGAGGCAGACCTGAGCTGGGCAAACCTGCGCGGGGCAAACCTGCGCGAGGCAAACCTGCGCGGGGCAGACCTGCGCGAGGCAAACCTGCGCGAGGCAAACCTGCGCGGGGCAGACCTGAGCTGGGCAAACCTGAGCTGGGCAAACCTGAGCGAGGCAAACCTGCGCGGGGCAAACCTGAGCTGGGCAGACCTGAGCTGGGCAAACCTGCGCGGGGCAGACCTGAGCTGGGCAAACCTGCGCTGGGCAAACCTGCGCGAGGCAGACCTGAGCGAGGCAAACCTGCGCGGGGCAGACCTGAGCTGGGCAAACCTGCGCGGGGCAAACCTGCGCGGGGCAAACCTGATTATTTATATTAGCGGTGAATGGGTCGCTTTTATTGATACTGATTACATCCGTATCGGATGCAAATTTCACAGAGCCGATGATTGGATGGCATTCTCAGACGATACAATAAGCAGAATGGCAATCGGCGCATTGAATTACTGGAATGCCAACAAGTCTATCATCAAGATGATTCATGAAAGACTAGTTGATGAACATAAGAGGATTACGCATGAGCGAAATTTTTGA
- a CDS encoding endonuclease VII domain-containing protein gives MAWKPEYQENRKRKIAEDPEYREKYLQQNKKDPEKQKAYLAEYYKNNPEKYRRTPENQAIYNATRRRKYAEDQKYREQAKRQSKEWQNANPIKRKENRLKKHGIKLSDYLDLLDKQNGGCAICGYSDMSDPKMFPVVDHCHKTGNVRGLLCMNCNQWLGKFKDNVDFLASAAMYIHYRNGLSGAT, from the coding sequence ATGGCCTGGAAACCAGAGTACCAGGAGAATCGGAAGCGGAAAATTGCGGAAGACCCGGAGTATCGAGAGAAATACCTGCAACAAAACAAGAAAGACCCGGAAAAGCAAAAGGCTTATCTAGCAGAGTATTACAAGAACAACCCAGAGAAGTACAGGAGGACTCCAGAGAATCAGGCGATTTACAACGCAACAAGGAGGAGGAAATACGCGGAAGATCAGAAATACAGGGAACAGGCGAAGCGGCAATCGAAGGAGTGGCAGAATGCAAATCCAATCAAAAGAAAAGAGAATCGACTAAAGAAACACGGAATAAAACTATCGGATTACCTAGATTTACTGGACAAACAGAACGGCGGATGTGCGATTTGCGGGTACTCGGATATGAGCGATCCGAAGATGTTCCCAGTTGTGGATCACTGCCACAAGACGGGGAATGTTCGCGGATTGCTGTGCATGAATTGCAATCAATGGCTAGGGAAGTTCAAAGACAATGTGGATTTTCTAGCATCAGCAGCGATGTATATTCATTACAGAAATGGGTTGTCTGGTGCCACTTAA